One window from the genome of Alnus glutinosa chromosome 13, dhAlnGlut1.1, whole genome shotgun sequence encodes:
- the LOC133853971 gene encoding probable inactive shikimate kinase like 2, chloroplastic, which yields MTWKTWLSATFTDQETCLDTLQELNSTLVDDVRTAIENSTKFANNIFTTHESTTETNELATAKLHLIQGIGVSQLVSEMATTGLCFLSRNTTKILNFSLPKLTPSTPKPNFLSITSFPSSFPRFLWSKVAPFKSSNRLSCRSASTIPVSTKNYEFSDGSSEVELRLQLNVDVQNFRDIFVDSNDTSLTIRVQRNGYLITLIETNHLFGKIKPAETIWYIDEDQLVINLKKQDPDLKWPDIVESWESLTMASTQLLQGTSIYIVGDSTEINQKVARELAVGLGYTPLCTKELLETYTKQNIESWVLTEGSDSVTEAEGAILESLSSHVRAVVATLGGQQGTARRADKWRHLYAGFTVWLSHTEATDEDSAKEEARRQMQDSRLGYSNADVVVKLQGWDTDHTKSVAQASLSALKQLVLSDKKLPGRKSLYIRLGCRGDWPNIKPPGWDPSAGSNVPPSAI from the exons TTTTCACAACCCACGAGTCCACGACTGAAACTAACGAATTAGCAACGGCCAAACTACATCTTATCCAGGGTATTGGAGTTTCACAATTAGTCTCGGAAATGGCTACCACCGGTCTCTGCTTTCTCTCCCGAAACACCACCAAAATCCTAAACTTCTCACTTCCAAAGCTCACTCCCAGCACTCCCAAACCCAATTTCCTCTCCATCACAAGTTTCCCCTCCTCCTTTCCTCGCTTTCTGTGGAGCAAGGTGGCCCCTTTCAAGAGCTCCAACCGACTCTCCTGCCGCAGTGCCTCCACCATCCCCGTCAGCACCAAGAACTACGAG TTTTCTGATGGTTCTTCTGAGGTGGAGTTGAGATTACAACTCAATGTGGACGTTCAAAATTTCAGAGATATATTTGTGGATTCAAACGACACCTCTTTGACAATTAGAGTACAGCGCAATGGCTATCTCATCACACTTATAGAAACTAATCATCTGTTTGGAAAAATAAAGCCAGCTGAAACAATATG GTACATAGATGAAGATCAACTTGTTATAAACTTGAAAAAGCAAGATCCAGATTTGAAGTGGCCTGACATTGTGGAGTCCTGGGAGTCCCTGACGATGGCATCTACGCAACTTCTGCAAGGAACATCAATCTACATTGTAGGGGATTCAACTGAAATTAACCAGAAAGTGGCTCGAGAACTTGCAGTTGGTCTTGG GTACACGCCACTTTGCACAAAAGAGTTGCTGGAAACGTATACCAAACAAAACATTGAATCAT GGGTGCTCACTGAAGGGTCTGACTCTGTCACGGAAGCAGAAGGTGCAATATTAGAAAGTTTAAGCAG TCATGTTCGGGCTGTTGTTGCAACATTAGGAGGGCAGCAGGGAACAGCTAGAAGGGCTGATAAGTGGCGGCATCTTTATGCAGGATTTACTGTGTGGCTGTCCCACACTGAAGCTACAG ATGAAGATTCGGCGAAGGAGGAGGCGAGGAGGCAAATGCAAGATTCTAGACTAGGTTACTCAAACGCAGACGTGGTTGTCAAGCTTCAGGGTTGGGACACTGATCATACCAAAAGTGTGGCCCAGGCATCCTTGAGTGCCCTTAAACAGTTAGTTCTGTCAGACAAGAAACTTCCAG GTAGGAAGAGCCTCTATATAAGGCTGGGGTGTCGCGGTGATTGGCCAAACATCAAGCCTCCTGGTTGGGATCCATCAGCCGGGAGTAATGTACCTCCTAGTGCAATATAA
- the LOC133854175 gene encoding inactive poly [ADP-ribose] polymerase RCD1-like isoform X1 yields MEAKIAKALDRSRRVVRDSKRKRVTQSANYLNGVNRTMSPQWHTSDISQNKLAKRRKLDGCKSKLKSYGSHFGRSLNICYENFRKTGTPKRLLFNQNGKWIDFPRGIVDMVRGDFQVKKAAMEVNLKGHPFLLDFLHMFRMDLKTGSRQPIAWIDEADSCFFPEIYADDNELSDLRQLESEKYQDPVFEESNGSHEIKVQLEIQINGVDQSELKECSGESNALVKHIQINHKPANNQYVIDVEDSCNREPDAKIAEAVEENKQMDADLVTAAVYKNEFDCDSVQKMFLTGMSAFGSADIVEIYPCSSTSMQARFELFQKQVELTQNCRGDANVRYAWLASSKEELPTVMTHGLGYCRPSTIKSMYGIGIHLTAANSPYTSASNCDIDEKGVQHMLFCRVIMGNMEVVYPGTRQYRPSGMDSDSGVDDLENPRFYIIWTMNMNTHIFPEFVVSFKISSEAEGHLIGSETKHDVSGITTTCHVPHGQRLVSPAVDVESISQPISESGRSGGKAASLGSSTTRAPKSAWMPFTMLFDAISDKVPSTDMGKINTHYEEFRAKNIGRDEFIKRLRLIVGDPLLRATITNLQCKVPSEVLAEKVADTKNAST; encoded by the exons ATGGAAGCGAAGATCGCAAAGGCGTTGGATAGAAGCAGGAGAGTTGTGCGTGACTCAAAAAGAAAGCGGGTAACCCAGTCTGCTAACTATTTGAATGGAGTTAACCGAACAATGTCACCACAGTGGCACACCTCAGATATCTCACAAAATAAGCTTGCCAAGCGAAGGAAATTGGATGGGTGTAAAAGCAAGCTCAAGAGCTATGGGTCTCATTTTGGAAGATCCTTAAACATATGCTAtgaaaattttaggaaaactgGCACGCCAAAGCGTTTACTGTTTAATCAGAATGGCAAATGGATTGATTTTCCTCGGGGTATTGTTGATATGGTTAGAGGAGATTTTCAGGTAAAGAAGGCTGCTATGGAGGTTAATTTAAAAGGGCATCCTTTCCTGCTTGACTTTTTGCATATGTTTCGGATGGACTTGAAAACAGGTTCACGACAACCCATTGCTTGGATTGATGAAGCAGACAGCTGCTTCTTTCCAGAAATTTATGCGGATGACAACGAACTCTCTGATCTCCGTCAACTTGAAAGTGAGAAATATCAAGACCCAGTGTTTGAGGAGTCCAATGGGTCTCATGAGATCAAGGTGCAGCTGGAAATCCAAATAAATGGAGTGGATCAATCTGAGCTGAAGGAATGTAGTGGGGAGTCAAATGCTCTAGTTAAGCATATCCAAATCAATCATAAACCGGCTAACAACCAATATGTTATAGATGTTGAGGATAGTTGCAATAGAGAACCTGATGCAAAAATTGCTGAGGCTGTTGAGGAAAATAAACAGATGGATGCAGATTTAGTCACAGCAGCtgtatataaaaatgaatttgaTTGTGATTCTGTGCAGAAGATGTTCCTTACGGGTATGAGTGCTTTTGGTAGTGCTGACATTGTTGAGATATACCCTTGCTCAAGTACTTCGATGCAAGCTCGTTTTGAGCTTTTCCAGAAGCAGGTAGAACTAACCCAAAATTGTCGTGGGGATGCAAATGTTCGATATGCTTGGCTTGCTTCATCTAAAGAGGAGCTGCCTACAGTAATGACACATGGGCTTGGTTATTGTCGACCTTCAACAATTAAGTCCATGTATGGCATTGGTATTCATCTTACGGCTGCTAACAGCCCTTACACCAG TGCAAGTAATTGTGATATTGACGAAAAAGGGGTACAACACATGCTATTTTGTCGAGTGATAATGGGAAACATGGAGGTTGTTTATCCTGGAACTAGACAATACCGTCCTAGTGGCATGGACTCTGATAGTGGAGTGGATGATCTTGAAAATCCAAGGTTTTATATAATCTGGACTATGAATATGAACACGCACATTTTTCCAGAATTTGTTGTCAGTTTCAAGATCTCTTCCGAAGCTGAAG GGCATTTGATTGGGAGTGAGACGAAGCATGATGTTTCAGGGATTACTACAACTTGTCATGTGCCTCATGGCCAACGATTAGTGTCTCCAGCAGTTGATGTG GAGAGCATCAGTCAACCAATTTCAGAGTCTGGGAGATCTGGGGGGAAAGCTGCCAGCCTGGGCTCAAGCACTACAAGAGCTCCTAAATCTGCTTGGATGCCTTTCACAATGTTGTTTGATGCTATCTCGGATAAAGTTCCTTCTACAGATATGGGAAAAATTAATACACATTATGAGGAGTTCAGG GCAAAGAACATAGGTCGTGATGAATTTATCAAAAGGTTGAGATTGATAGTTGGAGATCCTTTGTTGCGGGCTACAATCACGAATCTGCAATGCAAG GTACCATCAGAAGTGCTGGCTGAAAAGGTTGCGGATACTAAAAATGCGTCGACATGA
- the LOC133854175 gene encoding inactive poly [ADP-ribose] polymerase RCD1-like isoform X2, protein MEAKIAKALDRSRRVVRDSKRKRVTQSANYLNGVNRTMSPQWHTSDISQNKLAKRRKLDGCKSKLKSYGSHFGRSLNICYENFRKTGTPKRLLFNQNGKWIDFPRGIVDMVRGDFQVKKAAMEVNLKGHPFLLDFLHMFRMDLKTGSRQPIAWIDEADSCFFPEIYADDNELSDLRQLESEKYQDPVFEESNGSHEIKVQLEIQINGVDQSELKECSGESNALVKHIQINHKPANNQYVIDVEDSCNREPDAKIAEAVEENKQMDADLVTAAVYKNEFDCDSVQKMFLTGMSAFGSADIVEIYPCSSTSMQARFELFQKQVELTQNCRGDANVRYAWLASSKEELPTVMTHGLGYCRPSTIKSMYGIGIHLTAANSPYTSASNCDIDEKGVQHMLFCRVIMGNMEVVYPGTRQYRPSGMDSDSGVDDLENPRFYIIWTMNMNTHIFPEFVVSFKISSEAEGHLIGSETKHDVSGITTTCHVPHGQRLVSPAVDVESISQPISESGRSGGKAASLGSSTTRAPKSAWMPFTMLFDAISDKVPSTDMGKINTHYEEFRAKNIGRDEFIKRLRLIVGDPLLRATITNLQCKW, encoded by the exons ATGGAAGCGAAGATCGCAAAGGCGTTGGATAGAAGCAGGAGAGTTGTGCGTGACTCAAAAAGAAAGCGGGTAACCCAGTCTGCTAACTATTTGAATGGAGTTAACCGAACAATGTCACCACAGTGGCACACCTCAGATATCTCACAAAATAAGCTTGCCAAGCGAAGGAAATTGGATGGGTGTAAAAGCAAGCTCAAGAGCTATGGGTCTCATTTTGGAAGATCCTTAAACATATGCTAtgaaaattttaggaaaactgGCACGCCAAAGCGTTTACTGTTTAATCAGAATGGCAAATGGATTGATTTTCCTCGGGGTATTGTTGATATGGTTAGAGGAGATTTTCAGGTAAAGAAGGCTGCTATGGAGGTTAATTTAAAAGGGCATCCTTTCCTGCTTGACTTTTTGCATATGTTTCGGATGGACTTGAAAACAGGTTCACGACAACCCATTGCTTGGATTGATGAAGCAGACAGCTGCTTCTTTCCAGAAATTTATGCGGATGACAACGAACTCTCTGATCTCCGTCAACTTGAAAGTGAGAAATATCAAGACCCAGTGTTTGAGGAGTCCAATGGGTCTCATGAGATCAAGGTGCAGCTGGAAATCCAAATAAATGGAGTGGATCAATCTGAGCTGAAGGAATGTAGTGGGGAGTCAAATGCTCTAGTTAAGCATATCCAAATCAATCATAAACCGGCTAACAACCAATATGTTATAGATGTTGAGGATAGTTGCAATAGAGAACCTGATGCAAAAATTGCTGAGGCTGTTGAGGAAAATAAACAGATGGATGCAGATTTAGTCACAGCAGCtgtatataaaaatgaatttgaTTGTGATTCTGTGCAGAAGATGTTCCTTACGGGTATGAGTGCTTTTGGTAGTGCTGACATTGTTGAGATATACCCTTGCTCAAGTACTTCGATGCAAGCTCGTTTTGAGCTTTTCCAGAAGCAGGTAGAACTAACCCAAAATTGTCGTGGGGATGCAAATGTTCGATATGCTTGGCTTGCTTCATCTAAAGAGGAGCTGCCTACAGTAATGACACATGGGCTTGGTTATTGTCGACCTTCAACAATTAAGTCCATGTATGGCATTGGTATTCATCTTACGGCTGCTAACAGCCCTTACACCAG TGCAAGTAATTGTGATATTGACGAAAAAGGGGTACAACACATGCTATTTTGTCGAGTGATAATGGGAAACATGGAGGTTGTTTATCCTGGAACTAGACAATACCGTCCTAGTGGCATGGACTCTGATAGTGGAGTGGATGATCTTGAAAATCCAAGGTTTTATATAATCTGGACTATGAATATGAACACGCACATTTTTCCAGAATTTGTTGTCAGTTTCAAGATCTCTTCCGAAGCTGAAG GGCATTTGATTGGGAGTGAGACGAAGCATGATGTTTCAGGGATTACTACAACTTGTCATGTGCCTCATGGCCAACGATTAGTGTCTCCAGCAGTTGATGTG GAGAGCATCAGTCAACCAATTTCAGAGTCTGGGAGATCTGGGGGGAAAGCTGCCAGCCTGGGCTCAAGCACTACAAGAGCTCCTAAATCTGCTTGGATGCCTTTCACAATGTTGTTTGATGCTATCTCGGATAAAGTTCCTTCTACAGATATGGGAAAAATTAATACACATTATGAGGAGTTCAGG GCAAAGAACATAGGTCGTGATGAATTTATCAAAAGGTTGAGATTGATAGTTGGAGATCCTTTGTTGCGGGCTACAATCACGAATCTGCAATGCAAG TGGTAA